A portion of the Halodesulfovibrio aestuarii DSM 17919 = ATCC 29578 genome contains these proteins:
- a CDS encoding murein hydrolase activator EnvC family protein codes for MKKSFLYLPLILIMLSISSTCVSAFAENAATLAKKLKQEKEQAQSKKKKLTTLTRKAQRLQRAVSQEETKIAKLTDAIKIQEKNYLELSAKHKALTSEYDELNSQNKVLQNELISLVKKLWPLYINSRVLASNTPENWGELDRRYTWASTLYTTVEAKQRTLMEQEAKLKLLAVKQSSLSDKAKQKLAEINRKKDELLQQKLRHHKQLKKVSAQKASAESSLRSILSIIETLNYKLEEKSKAGANFPLLKGVLPWPAHGVIAKRFKPDAKPPVRGIGLALQKGSIIQAVSSGKVVHNDVLRGFGRVVIVVHGEEYYSLYAFLADSKLKVGDIVKQKQTIGNAGFYPDVEGTGMYFELRFHQKAINPESWLSALD; via the coding sequence ATGAAAAAAAGTTTCCTGTATCTCCCACTTATTCTTATCATGTTGTCCATTTCATCAACATGTGTTTCTGCTTTTGCTGAAAATGCTGCAACTCTCGCCAAAAAACTGAAACAAGAAAAAGAACAAGCTCAGAGTAAAAAGAAAAAACTCACCACCCTGACGCGTAAAGCACAACGGCTACAACGCGCAGTAAGTCAGGAAGAAACAAAAATTGCAAAGCTCACCGACGCAATTAAAATACAAGAAAAGAACTACTTAGAACTCAGTGCAAAGCACAAAGCATTAACCTCTGAATACGACGAATTGAATTCCCAAAATAAAGTTCTACAAAACGAATTGATATCATTGGTTAAAAAGTTATGGCCGTTGTACATTAATAGTCGGGTACTTGCCAGTAACACACCTGAAAATTGGGGAGAGTTAGATAGGCGCTACACATGGGCCTCTACACTCTATACTACGGTTGAGGCAAAGCAACGCACACTTATGGAGCAAGAAGCAAAATTAAAGTTACTTGCCGTCAAACAGTCATCTCTTTCTGATAAAGCAAAGCAAAAGCTTGCAGAGATAAACAGAAAGAAAGACGAGTTACTACAGCAGAAGCTCCGCCACCATAAACAATTAAAAAAGGTCAGCGCCCAAAAAGCCTCAGCAGAATCCTCACTGCGAAGCATTCTCTCAATTATTGAGACGCTGAACTATAAACTTGAGGAAAAGAGCAAGGCAGGTGCAAACTTTCCACTGCTCAAAGGCGTCCTCCCGTGGCCCGCACACGGTGTTATCGCCAAGCGATTCAAGCCTGACGCAAAGCCTCCAGTTCGTGGCATTGGGCTTGCGCTACAGAAAGGCAGCATTATTCAGGCCGTTTCCAGCGGTAAAGTTGTACATAATGATGTCCTACGAGGTTTCGGACGCGTTGTAATAGTAGTACACGGTGAAGAATATTATTCATTGTATGCATTCCTCGCCGACAGCAAACTAAAGGTTGGCGATATTGTTAAACAAAAACAGACGATTGGTAATGCCGGCTTCTACCCCGATGTAGAGGGAACGGGAATGTATTTCGAATTGCGCTTTCATCAAAAAGCAATTAATCCAGAGAGCTGGCTTTCCGCATTGGATTAA
- a CDS encoding endonuclease III domain-containing protein → MDKRTVRNIMNREKLLMDIFTAMKNTFGSSNWWPADSAFEVMVGAVLTQNTNWKNVEKAIQNLKQHNLLTPQVMLGLSQDELAGHIRPAGYYNVKAKRLQNLLRWFNDTASCSFSALDHLSIDELRAELLAVNGIGQETADSILLYAFERPSFVVDAYTRRIFHRHSLIEEDIYYEDLRDYFMDVLPHDTQLFNEYHAFIVHVAKKWCLKKKTHCETCPLRIFLE, encoded by the coding sequence ATGGATAAGCGTACAGTTCGCAACATTATGAATCGTGAGAAACTACTTATGGATATATTTACTGCTATGAAAAACACCTTTGGTAGCAGTAATTGGTGGCCTGCCGACAGTGCCTTTGAAGTAATGGTTGGCGCAGTTCTTACACAGAATACGAACTGGAAAAATGTCGAAAAAGCCATTCAAAACCTAAAACAACATAATCTACTCACTCCACAAGTCATGCTGGGACTTTCGCAGGATGAGCTTGCAGGCCATATTCGCCCAGCGGGTTATTATAATGTAAAGGCAAAGCGACTACAGAATTTGCTTCGCTGGTTCAACGACACAGCAAGCTGTTCATTCTCCGCACTAGACCACCTATCTATTGACGAATTGCGAGCAGAACTACTTGCGGTTAACGGCATCGGACAGGAAACAGCAGACTCCATTTTACTCTATGCATTTGAACGCCCTTCCTTTGTTGTTGATGCCTATACAAGACGCATTTTTCATCGTCACAGTTTAATTGAAGAAGATATTTACTACGAGGATCTTCGTGATTATTTTATGGATGTGCTACCGCACGATACACAACTATTTAACGAATACCATGCCTTTATCGTCCATGTGGCTAAAAAATGGTGCCTCAAAAAAAAGACGCACTGCGAGACATGCCCTTTGCGTATTTTTTTAGAGTAA
- a CDS encoding AraC family transcriptional regulator produces the protein MPLRCMVIPESFRIMDGIDKRVIPEGRYASVTHRGPYETLYITYSVLFGEWLPQSGEELQDAPSLQIYLNNIDETPAEELLTEIRIVLQ, from the coding sequence ATGCCGCTACGATGCATGGTCATACCGGAATCTTTCAGAATTATGGATGGTATTGACAAACGAGTGATTCCAGAAGGGCGCTATGCATCAGTTACTCATAGAGGCCCCTATGAAACACTATACATCACATATTCCGTCCTGTTTGGAGAATGGCTCCCTCAATCAGGTGAAGAACTGCAAGATGCACCATCTCTTCAAATTTATCTAAACAATATCGACGAGACTCCTGCTGAAGAGCTACTAACTGAAATTCGAATTGTATTACAGTAA
- a CDS encoding ATP-binding cassette domain-containing protein yields MDYKFFFMPILQLDNVSVRKGQTMALAQISWELNVGQNWAIIGGNGAGKSTFLSLVRGDIWPVQNVGLRHYFNADGTPSLSPIGFREHTTTVSAELIDHYLQLERVIDGKTLLMAGLHNTPLIYTPPTPQEWDEIHSLAERMGVTALLDKPLPECSTGQVKRLFLARAMASKPRLVFLDEYADGLDRESRLEIIALVDRIAKSGVQILCATHRATELPACINRILMLENGRIVHAGARTMNSLSDPQDTLIKQSDSLRDQDKHSVLDDPLVTTPVDIRQTAAMDFSLLPASKTVDSSVPVISMSNATAGIVRNANLVVQRGERWMLTGRNGAGKSTLLRMMTGELPAACGGEVRWFGQERIPADGAFKDFWAIKQRIGVVSPRLQTLHRVEITVLDVVLSGFWQHIGLHKYPTPIMEQTAFETLAALGISNLAERKANTLSYGQLRKVIIARALVNSPSLLILDEPFSGLDAPSRHDMRIILNGLADQGLTMVLATHHPEESQCWATNNATITDGVVTILQD; encoded by the coding sequence ATGGATTATAAATTTTTCTTCATGCCAATTCTTCAACTTGATAATGTAAGCGTACGCAAGGGGCAGACTATGGCTCTTGCACAGATCTCCTGGGAACTGAATGTAGGTCAGAACTGGGCCATCATTGGCGGTAATGGTGCAGGTAAAAGCACATTTCTTTCTCTTGTGCGTGGAGATATCTGGCCTGTTCAGAACGTAGGACTCCGTCACTACTTTAATGCGGATGGAACTCCTTCTTTGTCCCCTATAGGCTTTCGTGAGCACACAACCACGGTTTCTGCCGAACTGATTGACCACTATCTTCAGCTGGAAAGAGTCATTGATGGCAAGACACTGCTTATGGCTGGTTTGCATAACACTCCTCTGATATACACTCCGCCGACACCGCAGGAATGGGACGAGATTCATTCCCTTGCCGAGCGTATGGGGGTTACCGCGCTTCTGGATAAGCCGTTGCCAGAATGTTCAACAGGTCAGGTCAAACGTTTATTCCTTGCCCGCGCAATGGCCAGCAAACCGCGTTTGGTTTTCCTTGATGAATATGCAGATGGACTTGATCGGGAGTCCAGATTGGAAATTATTGCTCTCGTCGACAGAATTGCGAAATCAGGTGTTCAAATTCTCTGTGCTACACATCGTGCAACAGAACTTCCGGCTTGCATCAACCGTATTCTCATGCTCGAAAACGGACGTATTGTTCATGCGGGGGCACGTACCATGAACAGCTTAAGTGACCCGCAGGATACTTTGATAAAGCAATCAGATTCGTTAAGAGATCAAGATAAGCATTCTGTTTTGGATGATCCCCTTGTTACGACGCCAGTAGATATTCGCCAGACAGCGGCCATGGATTTTTCTCTGCTGCCCGCTTCAAAAACTGTTGATTCTTCTGTTCCTGTCATCTCTATGAGCAATGCCACCGCAGGGATTGTACGCAATGCCAATCTTGTTGTTCAACGTGGAGAGCGCTGGATGCTTACGGGGCGCAATGGCGCAGGTAAATCTACATTGCTGCGGATGATGACAGGAGAACTTCCTGCGGCTTGCGGGGGGGAAGTACGCTGGTTCGGTCAAGAGCGCATTCCTGCTGATGGCGCGTTCAAAGATTTTTGGGCAATTAAGCAACGTATTGGCGTAGTCTCACCTCGTTTGCAGACCCTGCATCGTGTAGAAATCACCGTTCTTGATGTGGTACTTTCCGGATTCTGGCAACATATCGGGTTGCATAAATATCCCACTCCGATAATGGAACAAACTGCTTTTGAGACGCTTGCTGCGCTTGGAATTTCCAATCTTGCCGAACGTAAAGCTAATACTCTTTCCTACGGCCAGCTTCGTAAGGTTATTATTGCACGTGCACTTGTAAATAGTCCTAGCCTCTTAATCCTCGACGAACCTTTCAGTGGGTTGGATGCGCCTTCACGTCATGATATGCGCATTATACTCAATGGACTTGCCGATCAGGGGCTGACAATGGTTCTTGCTACACATCATCCTGAAGAGTCCCAGTGTTGGGCGACAAACAACGCGACTATAACCGACGGTGTCGTTACGATTTTGCAGGATTGA
- a CDS encoding competence/damage-inducible protein A, whose translation MKKTANVEILIVGNEILTGDILDTNSNWLCNLVHERGGIVVRVTVLPDILDVVAEAVRTAVTRNVDILFTSGGLGPTSDDLTLKAVAAGTDRTVVLHPEALEMVRNQYDYFVSKGILPQGGLTPAREKMAYLPQGAEPLLNIVGTAPGSFLQVGKTSIISVPGVPSELKQIINQSLKDFLDQVFGEGGAISRRITVQSGCESLLEPVLSCIVSQYPDIYTKSLATAIEGKPELDILMTITGVGEKEVLLNKAFQELCSGIRELGFSIKEK comes from the coding sequence ATGAAGAAAACAGCGAATGTCGAAATCCTTATTGTGGGAAATGAAATTTTAACCGGTGACATCTTAGATACCAACTCGAATTGGTTGTGTAATCTTGTTCATGAACGTGGCGGTATAGTCGTGAGGGTGACTGTTCTGCCTGATATTCTTGATGTCGTCGCGGAGGCTGTACGCACAGCTGTAACGCGTAACGTTGACATACTTTTTACCTCTGGGGGGCTTGGGCCGACATCTGATGACTTGACGCTAAAGGCTGTCGCGGCAGGAACTGACAGAACGGTGGTTCTTCATCCAGAAGCGCTTGAAATGGTTCGAAACCAGTATGACTATTTTGTTTCCAAGGGAATACTGCCGCAAGGTGGTTTGACTCCAGCCAGAGAAAAAATGGCCTATTTACCTCAGGGCGCTGAGCCTCTTCTTAACATCGTGGGCACAGCTCCCGGTTCTTTTCTTCAGGTTGGAAAGACGTCGATTATCAGCGTTCCCGGCGTCCCTTCTGAATTGAAGCAAATTATAAATCAATCTCTGAAGGACTTCCTTGATCAAGTCTTTGGTGAAGGGGGAGCTATTTCTCGTCGGATTACTGTGCAATCTGGCTGTGAATCTCTATTAGAACCAGTACTTAGTTGTATTGTGAGTCAATATCCCGATATTTATACAAAATCGTTGGCTACTGCTATCGAGGGAAAACCGGAATTGGATATTCTCATGACCATTACAGGTGTCGGGGAAAAAGAAGTGCTCTTGAATAAAGCCTTTCAGGAGTTGTGCAGCGGGATAAGAGAACTTGGTTTCTCCATAAAAGAGAAATAA
- the hrpB gene encoding ATP-dependent helicase HrpB, which yields MHTNFFDDLPSLPIDSSLPEIVSTLMTSPNCVLQAPPGAGKTTRVPLALLKNYHLAEKKIIMLEPRRLAARTAAARLAQTLGEQTGNTIGYRIKNDTKVSSKTKIEVVTEGVLTRIIQNDPELSAYSCIIFDEFHERSMHGDLGLALAIEVQEALRDDLRILVMSATLDTQEISTLLNNCPTISCKGRSYPVTVKHVPMPQAHTTRVDQHIPALLNHMVKTIQYAITNDEGSILAFLPGAGEITRVAEMLQPAIPQNVDITPLYGNLPQKQQDAAILPAKAGRRKVVLATSIAETSLTIEGIRIVIDSGLSRSSRFSPATGMNRLVTEPVSIAAAAQRTGRAGRLDSGICYRLWSKVQENSFRPFASPEIKEADLAPLALELAQWGAYGEHGAHTLAWLNTPPASNYRQALTLLQQLGALDTNFSITAHGKAVTALPLHPRLAHMIITANEQGYGLTACILAAVLSERVHGTDLRHLVEQALSTPTIAKTTRHLCNLLQIPASEPLKIHMTGACLALAYPDRIGKLLANSRTEYKLANGRKAQLAEESSLAASPFIVVAELNDAHATSRIWRCAPIHIDDIYNLFKSRIQECESVEWDEKTASVTALRTEQLGEIILSQQPLTNVPQERLLAALLEGIRKLGLETLPWTKEALHLRERLSFMHIYAHEPTSVTNQNEWADVSDKSLLSTLETWLSPYLTGMRNASDLRKLDLKTILLASLDWTQQTTLQKIAPTHFTVPSGSSIRIDYSNPNAPLLPVKLQEMFGATQTPAIANGQVPLTVHLLSPAGRPLQVTRDLLSFWKNGYPSVRSEMRGRYPKHPWPEDPITAEPTRKTNRALKNK from the coding sequence ATGCACACAAACTTTTTTGACGATTTACCCTCTCTTCCCATCGATTCAAGCCTGCCTGAGATTGTATCGACCCTTATGACATCCCCGAACTGCGTGCTTCAGGCACCTCCGGGAGCAGGAAAAACAACACGGGTTCCACTTGCATTACTAAAAAATTATCATCTAGCAGAAAAAAAAATTATAATGTTAGAACCAAGACGGCTCGCTGCGCGAACCGCAGCTGCACGTCTGGCCCAGACTCTTGGTGAACAAACCGGTAACACCATTGGGTATCGTATAAAAAACGACACAAAGGTATCTTCCAAAACAAAAATTGAAGTTGTTACAGAAGGCGTGCTCACGCGTATTATCCAAAACGATCCAGAACTTTCTGCATATTCCTGTATCATTTTTGATGAATTCCATGAACGCAGTATGCATGGCGATCTTGGGTTAGCTCTTGCGATTGAAGTACAGGAAGCGCTGCGAGATGACCTGCGTATTCTGGTCATGTCCGCAACTCTCGACACACAGGAAATCTCTACATTGCTTAACAACTGCCCCACCATCAGCTGTAAAGGCAGAAGCTACCCTGTAACCGTCAAGCATGTCCCCATGCCGCAAGCGCACACTACACGTGTTGATCAACATATACCTGCGCTGCTCAACCACATGGTAAAAACCATACAGTATGCTATCACAAACGACGAAGGTAGTATTCTTGCCTTTCTCCCCGGTGCAGGAGAAATAACCCGCGTAGCAGAAATGCTTCAACCCGCCATACCGCAGAATGTAGACATCACTCCTTTGTACGGAAACTTGCCACAAAAACAGCAGGACGCGGCGATTCTGCCAGCTAAAGCAGGACGCAGAAAAGTAGTACTCGCCACCTCAATTGCAGAAACATCTCTCACAATAGAAGGGATCAGAATCGTCATTGATAGTGGATTGTCCCGATCCTCCAGATTCTCTCCCGCAACAGGCATGAACAGACTTGTCACTGAACCCGTTTCCATTGCTGCCGCAGCCCAACGTACAGGACGTGCTGGACGTTTAGACAGTGGTATATGCTACAGGCTTTGGTCAAAAGTTCAGGAAAATTCATTCCGCCCCTTTGCTTCTCCAGAAATTAAAGAAGCAGACCTCGCTCCTCTGGCTCTTGAGCTCGCCCAATGGGGAGCTTACGGTGAACATGGAGCCCATACCCTCGCATGGCTGAACACCCCGCCAGCCAGCAATTACCGTCAGGCGCTCACACTCCTTCAGCAACTTGGAGCACTCGATACAAATTTTTCCATTACGGCTCACGGCAAGGCCGTTACGGCTCTACCGCTGCATCCACGACTTGCCCATATGATCATTACAGCTAATGAGCAAGGCTACGGGCTTACAGCTTGCATTCTTGCAGCCGTTTTATCAGAAAGAGTACATGGTACAGACCTGCGGCATCTCGTAGAACAGGCACTCTCCACTCCGACCATCGCAAAAACTACACGACATCTTTGCAACCTATTGCAGATTCCCGCATCAGAACCACTCAAAATTCACATGACAGGCGCTTGCCTAGCGCTCGCTTATCCTGACCGCATTGGAAAGCTACTGGCCAACAGCCGTACAGAGTATAAACTTGCCAATGGCCGAAAAGCACAACTCGCAGAAGAAAGCTCACTCGCCGCCTCACCATTCATCGTCGTAGCAGAACTAAATGATGCACATGCAACAAGCCGGATATGGCGTTGTGCCCCCATTCATATTGACGATATTTACAACCTCTTCAAATCAAGGATTCAAGAATGCGAATCTGTAGAATGGGACGAGAAGACAGCCTCTGTAACCGCCCTCCGGACAGAACAACTCGGAGAAATTATCCTCTCACAACAGCCATTAACCAATGTACCTCAAGAGCGACTACTCGCCGCCCTGCTTGAAGGCATCCGAAAGCTTGGCCTTGAAACCCTGCCGTGGACTAAGGAAGCTCTTCACCTACGAGAACGCCTCTCCTTTATGCACATATACGCTCACGAGCCTACTTCTGTAACAAATCAAAACGAATGGGCAGATGTATCAGACAAATCTCTTCTCAGCACTCTGGAAACTTGGCTCTCTCCATATCTTACAGGGATGCGCAACGCATCAGATCTGCGCAAGCTTGACCTTAAAACAATCCTGCTCGCATCGTTAGACTGGACGCAACAGACTACATTACAAAAAATAGCTCCAACTCATTTCACTGTACCATCCGGCTCCAGCATCCGCATTGACTACAGCAACCCCAACGCGCCACTATTACCTGTTAAGCTACAAGAAATGTTTGGAGCAACGCAGACACCGGCTATAGCAAACGGGCAAGTTCCATTAACAGTACATCTGCTCTCACCAGCAGGCAGACCATTACAAGTAACGCGTGATCTACTCTCCTTCTGGAAAAACGGCTATCCGTCTGTCCGATCAGAAATGCGCGGGCGGTACCCAAAGCATCCATGGCCGGAAGACCCGATCACAGCAGAACCGACACGTAAGACAAACAGAGCATTAAAGAATAAATAG